The genomic DNA atcgctcGTACACAGACGATCAGTCGGTTTTTACGGCCTTTCGTACGCCGtgtgtttcttcttattatacCCTTCTCGCCgctagagaaaaaaaaaaaaagaaaacaaacaacgaaaagaaacaaggtACGGAGAAAAGACGAGTGTTCCCTGACGTACGCaaagtttccttttttgtatCCCCCTACTCtttcattatctctctctttccctctctctctttctttctcgactttTACACACTTGTCCTTTGGACTCACCTTGCTCGTCGCACGCGTATAAAGTTTctagatatattatacaatgtatatgtgtgtacatatatatatatatatgtatgtatatatatatatatgtatgtatgtatgtatgtatgtatgtatgtatatagtaacTAATGCAAATAACACGCCTAATCTCTTAGTGCCAAAAATTGgagcattttttttcttttatcgtcgaGAATAGGCAAAAGGGCCCGAAATGGCGATGGCctcgagagaatgaaagagagaaagagatgactAGCTATCCAGAGTCGTAGCCTCGCGCCTATCATCTAttcttctctcgtctcttGAAGAACTGAAAATTTTTGAAACGGTCCTTCTTGAACGACCGACGGGCAATCTAATCGCGGGATCGCCGTAATCGATGGCGGTTTTTTCACGACGTGTCGTCTAACCGGGGTGAGTACGTAGAAAAGTATGCTGCCTAGAGTAGGTGCGCCTTTGTTGGGCCGTCTCATTTGGGTACGCGATAATAACGTAGAACGAGGTATCCGAGGGTACGGAAAATGACGAGGAAGGCGAGTAGGACGGCCGTGTTTGCCCAAAGTGGCAAACCCGAACCCCTCGCGCCACCTTGGTTCTCCAATATTGCCGACACGGGTATCGTTGTACCGTTCTTGCATTCGAGAAACTTACTTGGCTGGGAGCACCTAAGAAAGAGATCGAGTAGGGTCACGTGGAAGAATTCTccataacattttataaaagaagaaagatcgaaagggTCTTACGCGATCGGTTCTCCAACGCCGAATTCGAGAATCTGCATATTTTGATAGGCGTAATGCACCATGCTGGCGTATCGAGCCCATGCTAACCACGGTGGTACAGCTGTCGCCAAGTAACCACCCAAAAGTTGAGTGGCGAGCGTGTACAAGGCGCTAGCGGTTATGCTCACTTGAAGATCCAGACAACAGGCGCCAACGAAAAATCCGACGCTCTAAAAAAAGGTTGAAAAAACGGGGAGAAACTTTTTACGTGTCGATTAGCGATTAAGGAGAGAGCGACGCACTCGTGACCGGTCGAATATACGAACCTGCGCGACAACGGTGTTGAGTAGTAAAAATGCCAACAACGTGACAAAGACCGCCGGGCTCTGGAAGCCCAACATTGGGTAACTAATGATATGGTAAACGGCGGGTAATGTTATCGTCAATGGCAGCTCGCCGACCATTTTCGCCAAGTAGTAGGCCGACAGCCGATACGATCCTGATAATCGCTCCTTGTTGATAACCTCCCGTTCCGGAGGAACTGAAACAGATCAGAACTTAAAGTTAGAGAGACCAACGAATAATACGTGTCTGCTTATGTTTCCGCTAGATTAACATAACAAAAGCTCGTCCAAATCTCTCGAGCCGATGATTGCGACTCCCTCTAAGCTGTGACCGCTTTACTAGGTCACACTTCGTCCCACATACCTCGAGATTCTTCATTGAACGTTCCGTCGTCCTTTGCATATCtttgtagtaaaaaaaaaaaaaaagtgttgaATGCCCGATTGAGCGTATTACGTTGTGGCTCAATTAACCAATCAGCTTCGTTTGGCTCGCGCTCGTTGCGCAATCGTACGAGAGTTACCTGATGAAAACTTGAGAACTTTCCACTAGCTTTAACTCGGGCTATGCTAGAATATCTACGTACCGTTTCATTCGGCGACATTATTATCGGTAAATTATAACGTTTGGAATGCGAAACAAAGTATACCAACGTTAtggtaaaaagaaacttaCAACTGGAGAGTGCACCAAAGTGTGCGAAGAGCATCCAATACGTGGTGCTGAAGAACATCCATCCTTGAATGTCGTGAAGGGCAGCTTCGGTCCTAGGTAGCCTCAGCCATAAAAGACCGGCCAACAAGCCTAGGGCTATCGTTTGTAGCCAATTTAAGCGAGACAGCATTCTTGGTCGTGcctcttgaaaatttctttccgaTAATACCTATCGACGTACAAGAGGAGAAGAtgtagagagatagatggatagagagagagagagagaggggggggggaggaagggtgagagaaagagagagagaaaagaaatgagaagaaaaggaaaagatctCTCAAAACGATAGATGATGACTCGTTCATCCGTCTTGCAAATACACGAAGGATTTGTTTAACGAGATGATTCAACCCCTTTCTGCGTTTATCGATATCGAGAGTCTCGATTTATCGatggtaaaagagaagaagaagaagaaaaagggaaaagtgaAGCGACCGTATACGCGTGTTTGTACGAAGCGCCATTACGAAGCGCCATTACCAAGGGAGAGGGGCATACTGCGCTCGTGGTAATTATCCGGATATGGTGAATCGCGTAAACGCGACCTAGTTCCCCTTTCTGCTCGGTCGGCTCCCTTTCGCGCCAAGTTACGCGTGCACGCTTTTCGCTCTTCTCTGTGATTTACAGAGCCCTGATTCGCGCTTACACGCACGCAGTTGCGTCGCTTGGTCAGCTTTTGTATTtacttttcaattaaaaaccaacgaacgaacgcacgaacgcacgaacgaacgaatgaacgaacgaacgaacgaacgaacgagaatatCTCATAAAGATTGTTTATCTCGTCGACGTAAATGCGTTTAACGAAAACGATGACGAAACCCAaatcgtatctttttcttctttcttctcgcaaACTCGTTGTTTTCATTAAACATACTAACTTTGAATTGCGACCAGAAACTGGTTGGCCACTGCCAGGAATAATCGTCGTCCGCGGAATTTGCGCTGCTGCTGGCATGACTCTGGGTGTCCAGCCATAAGGTGCCTCCTTCGTCTTCCTTTCCTACAAATTATTTCCTCCGTTAATTTTCACAAAGAATTTGATTTCTAATACTTAATCGACGATATCTCCTTCGGACGTGTTAAGAATATATTCAAACTATCGGTAAGAATCGTCTATTCTCCCTTCGATCCTTCAAATGTGGAAAAGCGTAAAAGTTTTTTCCGAGGAATACGAAACGAAGCCGACCTTTGATTATTCCAAGTCACGGAGATCAAAGATACATTCGCCGTCGtgatgaaaaatatcgtgCATTCGAGTTCATTTATAAACGACCGTCGTTGATCGATAGTCCAAGAGTGTATGTGTGCggggaggagtaggaggaggaggaggaggaggaggaggaggaaagcaTTCTTACCGATAGCCGACTACAATGACGCGCATTCATGATCGAAAGTTGGCAACGTGGACGCGTCTTATCCGAGAATGTAAGATTAGCATTCTCCGCTGTTAAACGTTGTTAAAGTTTGTCGGTACAATTTGCTAGGACAGAAAGGGAGAGTAAGTCGTGGTGGTGCGCATACTGCGTAATACCGTTGTGCCCGATGTGATGTTCGTGATAATGGATGAGATGGTCGCAGAGCGGATGTTGGCTGGGATTATAGTCCGGACGAAGTTCCGGCGGACAGTCGGGTCCCTGTCTCGCCGCTCGAGCTGCAGCAACTATGCGTTCTCGTACTTCCTCCGGGCCCTTTATTTGCTCGACTGAAAGGAGAACGAGCGTCGTTACGATTGCAATTCGCCTGCAATTATGTCTCGAATGCGATCGCTATTCGAGACGCCTTCGATCATTCCTACTCACGTATAAAGTCTGCCGGATTGTAGTGAGGCAGAAGAGTCAATCCGATCGTCGAAAAGAACCTGCCGATGTTCGCAGTCGAACCGTAATAGGCGACCTGTCCACGGCTTAGCAATAGAAGCTTACTGAAGCTATGAAACATCCGTGAACTCGGCTGATGCACGGTCACGACGATACTCTTGCCCTCTTGCTCGGCGTACTTCTTAAGACGTGAGATCAGAGCCTGCGCGGAGTGCGAGTCCAAGCCGCTCGTTGGTTCCTACGAAACGTTATCGCTTCTTAAATATCTCTTGAAAATGGATGTATACCATTTTCGAGAATATCTTTGATCGATTCTCGCACGGAAAATTACACTTACGTCGAGTAGCATCAAGGACGGATTCGTGAGTAGTTCGCAGGCTATGCTCGTTCGCTTCTTTTCACCGCCGGATAGTCCTCGCTTCGTATAATCGCCGATAActatagatagagagagaaagagagacagatagacagacagagagagagagagagagagagagagagagagaNNNNNNNNNNNNNNNNNNNNNNNNNNNNNNNNNNNNNNNNNNNNNNNNNNNNNNNNNNNNNNNNNNNNNNNNNNNNNNNNNNNNNNNNNNNNNNNNNNNNagagagagagagagagagagagagagagagagagagagagagagagaaataagggATATATTGGATCAATGCTTCACGCAGAATAGCAAACGTTTCCCTTCGGCAGGGAAATATGTCCGGATCGAAgtagaaaatatgaagaaaaaaatgacgtcttatataaactattatatcgactattttctttcgatcggcTTACATTTCCCTCGTCGATACTCACTGGTATCTTGGCAGGCCGCGAGGTCGAGAACCTCGATGATATGGTCGACGCACTGCATCTTCTGCGAGTGTGTCAGCGTGTCCGGAAGTCTCAGCCTCGCCTGGTACTGAAAATcgtaaacgatcgatttcattCGTCGGTAACGTATTAATATCTCTTCCGTCTTTCTCGCCGTTGCCGCATTTAAGCCCCGTGTCCTCGTTTACGCATCCGTGGACGTTAAACGTTAACGCAAACCGTTCCTTGCAATTTCCCTTTCGCGATACTCGTGCTATTTTTCCGAGTTGCTCGAGGAGACGCTACGGGCGCAAAGAGGGGAGGAGGGGAAATGTAATCGCACGATCGAATGCGATGCGAGACGCGAGACTCGACCCGTTatacggagag from Vespula pensylvanica isolate Volc-1 chromosome 13, ASM1446617v1, whole genome shotgun sequence includes the following:
- the LOC122633676 gene encoding ABC transporter G family member 14 isoform X2, with the protein product MIISKDLFLLGDQDYLRLPNNEKRQQRAMGRPIINAPRVESSTLQLVCPLDSRPVQLIFRGLQVVKEKRALLRDVSGVVKPGELLAVMGPSGCGKTTLLNCLSGRVSLDGGEIWLNRERLTKRWRRRICYVQQQDVFFPDLTLRQTLEYQARLRLPDTLTHSQKMQCVDHIIEVLDLAACQDTIIGDYTKRGLSGGEKKRTSIACELLTNPSLMLLDEPTSGLDSHSAQALISRLKKYAEQEGKSIVVTVHQPSSRMFHSFSKLLLLSRGQVAYYGSTANIGRFFSTIGLTLLPHYNPADFILEQIKGPEEVRERIVAAARAARQGPDCPPELRPDYNPSQHPLCDHLIHYHEHHIGHNGKEDEGGTLWLDTQSHASSSANSADDDYSWQWPTSFWSQFKVLSERNFQEARPRMLSRLNWLQTIALGLLAGLLWLRLPRTEAALHDIQGWMFFSTTYWMLFAHFGALSSFPPEREVINKERLSGSYRLSAYYLAKMVGELPLTITLPAVYHIISYPMLGFQSPAVFVTLLAFLLLNTVVAQSVGFFVGACCLDLQVSITASALYTLATQLLGGYLATAVPPWLAWARYASMVHYAYQNMQILEFGVGEPIACSQPSKFLECKNGTTIPVSAILENQGGARGSGLPLWANTAVLLAFLVIFRTLGYLVLRYYRVPK
- the LOC122633676 gene encoding ABC transporter G family member 14 isoform X1, which gives rise to MKTASWPRHRSFQSVERRAGHARTSERATLRLLCIYMMWLWAWSRGTQPWREHKTKEGTVRQEKREEREEGDGDAAGWMDGCSTNEGKGDRGREREELRHATFGFIGVYPVDSAISSRVTSLENTFLLFSPMERNLCDRLRVESSTLQLVCPLDSRPVQLIFRGLQVVKEKRALLRDVSGVVKPGELLAVMGPSGCGKTTLLNCLSGRVSLDGGEIWLNRERLTKRWRRRICYVQQQDVFFPDLTLRQTLEYQARLRLPDTLTHSQKMQCVDHIIEVLDLAACQDTIIGDYTKRGLSGGEKKRTSIACELLTNPSLMLLDEPTSGLDSHSAQALISRLKKYAEQEGKSIVVTVHQPSSRMFHSFSKLLLLSRGQVAYYGSTANIGRFFSTIGLTLLPHYNPADFILEQIKGPEEVRERIVAAARAARQGPDCPPELRPDYNPSQHPLCDHLIHYHEHHIGHNGKEDEGGTLWLDTQSHASSSANSADDDYSWQWPTSFWSQFKVLSERNFQEARPRMLSRLNWLQTIALGLLAGLLWLRLPRTEAALHDIQGWMFFSTTYWMLFAHFGALSSFPPEREVINKERLSGSYRLSAYYLAKMVGELPLTITLPAVYHIISYPMLGFQSPAVFVTLLAFLLLNTVVAQSVGFFVGACCLDLQVSITASALYTLATQLLGGYLATAVPPWLAWARYASMVHYAYQNMQILEFGVGEPIACSQPSKFLECKNGTTIPVSAILENQGGARGSGLPLWANTAVLLAFLVIFRTLGYLVLRYYRVPK